One region of Ruficoccus amylovorans genomic DNA includes:
- a CDS encoding phospho-sugar mutase has product MSTLDTVKQAGAAGKLLPSSVENITAWLEAGFLPQWAVAAIDELVAQEAWDELNNRFYQLIKFGTGGMRTRTIGEITAPSEVGTPSPLGAPEHPAVGTNMLNDFNLIRATIGLFRHCQEYLQEVEQFETPKLVIGHDVRHYSRHFCELAASTWTKLGGLAMIFEGPRATPHLSFAVRHLKATAGVVITASHNPPHDNGFKAYFCDGAQVVSPHAEAIIEQFKAVELGELPAFLDVDLGKVVTLPVSVDEAYYEALEDNVLDPEVFETATPKFVFTPNHGTGAISAMPMMEVFGVEVHPVEEQMVQDGRFPTVKSPNPEIKTAFDHALKLAEEVQADAVIATDPDADRLGVGARNPAGEMILYTGNQLGSCLAEYRVAKLKEMGIIPLEGSENAALIKTFVTTPMQEAIAQAHGVKCIDTLTGFKWIGEKLKHYEEDLQDRLFEEEGLALDYDETDLSTRVSLLLDYSTYYIFGGEESYGYLASDRVRDKDATGAILMFSELMAYLKGQGLTLAEYLDGLYLKYGYYAETLLNLYFEGAAGSQKIRNIIDSYRTNPPKEIAGAKVVKLIDFGRDDIEDADAKPIPKEDFYFVELDNGYRYAVRGSGTEPKIKFYCFAREDVDSDESLEAVKAATMEKVEAMKAALEADARARAGE; this is encoded by the coding sequence ATGAGCACATTGGACACCGTCAAACAGGCCGGAGCAGCGGGTAAGCTGCTGCCTTCGAGCGTCGAAAACATCACCGCCTGGCTCGAAGCCGGTTTTCTGCCGCAATGGGCCGTTGCGGCCATCGACGAGTTGGTCGCCCAGGAAGCCTGGGACGAGCTTAACAACCGGTTTTACCAGTTGATCAAGTTCGGCACCGGTGGCATGCGCACGCGCACCATCGGCGAGATCACCGCCCCGAGCGAAGTCGGCACGCCCAGCCCGCTGGGCGCGCCCGAACACCCTGCCGTGGGCACGAACATGCTCAACGACTTTAACCTCATCCGCGCCACCATCGGTCTGTTCCGGCACTGCCAGGAGTACCTGCAGGAGGTGGAGCAGTTCGAGACCCCGAAGCTGGTCATCGGCCACGACGTGCGCCACTACTCGCGGCACTTCTGCGAGCTGGCCGCCTCGACCTGGACCAAGCTCGGCGGCCTGGCCATGATCTTCGAGGGTCCTCGGGCTACTCCGCACCTGAGCTTTGCCGTGCGCCATCTCAAGGCCACCGCCGGGGTCGTCATTACCGCCAGCCACAACCCCCCGCACGACAACGGCTTTAAGGCCTACTTCTGCGACGGGGCACAGGTCGTCAGCCCGCATGCCGAGGCCATCATCGAGCAGTTCAAGGCGGTCGAACTGGGCGAACTGCCCGCCTTCCTTGATGTTGATTTGGGCAAGGTCGTCACCCTGCCGGTTTCGGTGGACGAGGCTTACTACGAGGCGCTGGAGGACAATGTGCTCGACCCGGAAGTGTTCGAGACGGCCACGCCGAAGTTCGTTTTCACGCCCAACCACGGGACCGGGGCGATCAGTGCCATGCCGATGATGGAAGTTTTTGGCGTGGAAGTGCATCCGGTCGAGGAGCAGATGGTGCAGGACGGGCGTTTTCCGACCGTCAAATCGCCCAACCCCGAAATCAAAACGGCCTTCGATCACGCCCTCAAACTGGCTGAAGAGGTGCAGGCCGATGCCGTTATCGCGACCGATCCCGACGCCGACCGTCTCGGCGTGGGCGCGCGCAACCCGGCGGGCGAAATGATCCTTTACACCGGCAACCAGCTCGGTTCCTGCCTGGCCGAGTACCGCGTGGCCAAGCTCAAGGAAATGGGCATCATCCCGCTGGAGGGCAGCGAAAACGCCGCCCTGATCAAGACCTTTGTCACCACGCCGATGCAGGAAGCCATCGCGCAGGCGCACGGGGTCAAGTGCATTGACACCCTGACCGGCTTCAAGTGGATCGGCGAAAAGCTCAAGCACTACGAGGAAGACCTCCAGGACCGGCTCTTTGAAGAAGAGGGCCTGGCCCTCGACTACGACGAGACCGACCTCTCGACCCGCGTCAGCCTGCTGCTGGACTACAGCACGTACTATATCTTTGGAGGCGAGGAGAGCTACGGCTACCTGGCCTCGGACCGCGTGCGCGACAAGGACGCCACCGGCGCGATCCTCATGTTCAGCGAGCTGATGGCCTACCTCAAGGGGCAGGGGCTGACCCTGGCCGAGTACCTCGACGGGCTTTACCTCAAGTACGGCTACTACGCCGAGACCCTGCTCAACCTCTACTTTGAGGGCGCGGCCGGTTCGCAGAAGATCCGCAACATCATCGACAGCTACCGCACCAACCCGCCCAAGGAAATCGCCGGGGCCAAGGTGGTCAAGCTGATCGACTTCGGCCGCGACGACATCGAGGACGCCGACGCCAAGCCCATCCCGAAGGAAGACTTCTACTTCGTCGAGCTGGACAACGGCTACCGCTACGCCGTGCGCGGCTCCGGCACCGAGCCGAAGATCAAGTTCTACTGCTTCGCCCGCGAAGACGTGGACTCGGACGAATCGCTGGAAGCGGTCAAGGCCGCCACGATGGAAAAGGTCGAGGCCATGAAAGCGGCCCTCGAAGCCGACGCCCGCGCCCGCGCCGGGGAGTAG
- a CDS encoding pyrimidine/purine nucleoside phosphorylase — translation MSEFSNVTLVREANVYFDGKVVSRTVHFADGTRKTLGYMQAGEYTFDTGVAEIMEVIGGEMTVLLPGQSEWQTFTVGQSYDVPANSSFSLKIAAPGADYCCSYAQA, via the coding sequence ATGTCCGAATTCTCAAACGTCACCCTCGTCCGCGAGGCCAATGTCTATTTCGACGGCAAGGTCGTCAGCCGCACCGTGCACTTCGCCGACGGCACCCGCAAGACGCTCGGCTACATGCAGGCCGGGGAATACACCTTTGACACCGGCGTGGCCGAAATCATGGAAGTGATCGGCGGCGAGATGACCGTCCTCCTCCCCGGTCAGTCCGAGTGGCAGACCTTCACCGTGGGCCAGTCCTACGATGTCCCCGCCAACTCCAGCTTCTCCCTGAAAATCGCCGCCCCCGGCGCCGATTACTGCTGCTCCTACGCGCAGGCGTAA
- a CDS encoding PAS domain S-box protein, with product MSKALDILHIEDSEDDFLLVRRALRELEFEVEAKRVDSFIALKQALAERDWDLILCDHHIPGLRMEDAFALALENNPMRPFILVTGAIGDEATADIMRLGVNDIVLKENLKRLPSVILRNMREADIRQEIRVAQKSLRESQLRYQTLWENSTTGYMLTSKGIIVDCNQTLCDQWGYAKEEIVGKTPGEFSPSLQPNSKSSLEQARRLYDDAAAASQPTFRWVHQHRDGTPIHYSVTLNRLRLGERWLVVGGLLDISEQVATQETLALQDRALQCTNNGVVICRYDGKANPITWANAAFLRMSGYTMEEILGQDSLFLQIEDASEKDIREIHETMARGRSTTTTLKSHRKSGHVFWNELRFDPVYSENGNLTHYIVIQRDITEQVQAEEMVRRSEAVMHAAGEIARIGGWEIDLVNNKISWTDITRQIHGVDEDFQPTLETALSFFPQPYRSQVAKHVENAAKSDSSYDFEAPLITAQGTLIWVRAIGKSIFEEGRCVRLQGAIQDITERKAIEHAVEQSRQRLAMAIELGNLGVWDYDIKEKRLILEDSWYKLFGYSRNDPFDQLDNMLDLIPEDERGHLKFVFRRLLNGQDENLTEECFIRCQDGSFRRALVRAQALRDNEGHLSQIVGNVWDIDERWRAEERLRLFQRLNNQSPSCVVVTDPKGNIEYVNDTFCRITGYTREEALGHNPRILKSDRMSKDHYRKLWDTISHGREWQGEFLNKKKNGEYYWERATIFPIKGRNGTITHFAAAKEDITELKENEAKREELNKQVLQLQRMETIGTLAGGIAHDFNNLLGAIRGWTELAQRHANGNDDALEDLRHVLVATKRARALVEQILTFSRESIGNMIPIDPALVANEAMNMLRSIIPSTIIIKKNIPEGLGMIKADPSQFHQVIFNLCTNAAQAMGDAGGELEVTLSKCILPKTAPDAPTGFPGGNCLCLKVSDTGPGIPKEHLSRIFEPFFTTKPVGEGTGLGLSVVHGIVTSHSGQVTVESTSGKGATFLLNFPCIQDNTAETAAPEVEEKPRSGSERILLVDDEKEIINVMQRHLTFLGYDVTIFSDSTEAAEAVMRQPTSFDIVVTDQVMPNVTGLELVERIRRVKKDMPAVIMTGFSRTVSPERIEALGRASLIMKPYSLTDLTKTIRALLES from the coding sequence ATGAGCAAGGCGCTCGACATATTACACATTGAGGACTCCGAGGACGATTTCCTTCTCGTCCGCCGGGCACTGCGCGAGTTGGAGTTCGAGGTGGAAGCCAAACGGGTGGATTCCTTCATCGCGCTCAAGCAGGCGCTAGCCGAGCGGGACTGGGACCTCATCCTGTGCGACCACCACATCCCCGGCCTGCGGATGGAGGACGCCTTCGCCCTGGCCCTCGAAAACAACCCGATGCGCCCCTTCATCCTTGTCACCGGCGCGATCGGAGACGAGGCCACGGCCGACATCATGCGCCTGGGCGTCAACGACATCGTCCTGAAGGAAAACCTCAAGCGCCTCCCCAGCGTCATCCTGCGCAACATGCGCGAAGCAGACATCCGGCAGGAAATCCGCGTCGCCCAGAAATCTTTACGCGAAAGTCAACTGCGCTACCAGACCCTGTGGGAAAATTCGACCACCGGATACATGCTCACCAGCAAGGGCATAATCGTGGACTGCAACCAGACCCTTTGCGACCAATGGGGCTATGCCAAAGAAGAAATTGTCGGGAAAACCCCCGGTGAGTTCTCGCCGTCGCTCCAGCCCAATTCAAAATCTTCCCTTGAGCAGGCCCGACGCCTCTACGACGATGCTGCCGCCGCCAGCCAGCCTACTTTCCGCTGGGTCCACCAGCATCGGGACGGCACCCCCATTCACTACTCGGTCACGCTCAACCGCCTCCGCCTCGGCGAGCGCTGGCTCGTCGTCGGCGGACTGCTCGACATCAGCGAGCAGGTCGCCACGCAAGAGACCCTGGCCCTCCAGGACCGCGCCCTCCAGTGCACCAACAACGGCGTCGTCATCTGCCGCTACGACGGCAAGGCCAACCCCATCACCTGGGCCAATGCGGCCTTTTTGCGCATGTCTGGCTACACGATGGAGGAGATTCTCGGGCAGGACAGCCTCTTTCTCCAGATCGAGGACGCCAGCGAAAAGGATATCCGCGAAATCCACGAGACCATGGCCCGCGGACGCAGCACCACCACCACCCTGAAAAGCCACCGTAAGAGCGGCCATGTCTTCTGGAACGAGCTGAGATTCGACCCGGTTTACAGTGAGAACGGCAACCTCACGCATTACATTGTCATCCAGCGCGACATCACCGAGCAGGTCCAGGCCGAGGAAATGGTCCGGCGTAGCGAGGCCGTCATGCACGCCGCCGGGGAGATCGCCCGCATCGGCGGCTGGGAGATCGACCTGGTCAATAACAAGATATCCTGGACCGACATCACCCGCCAGATCCACGGGGTCGATGAGGATTTCCAACCCACGCTCGAAACGGCGCTTTCGTTCTTTCCTCAGCCCTACCGTTCCCAGGTGGCAAAACATGTCGAGAATGCCGCCAAAAGCGACTCATCCTACGACTTTGAAGCCCCTCTCATCACCGCCCAAGGCACTCTGATCTGGGTCCGCGCCATCGGTAAAAGCATCTTTGAGGAAGGCCGGTGCGTCCGCCTGCAAGGAGCCATTCAGGACATCACCGAACGCAAGGCCATTGAGCATGCGGTTGAGCAAAGCCGCCAGCGGCTGGCCATGGCGATCGAGTTGGGCAACCTCGGCGTCTGGGACTACGACATCAAGGAAAAGCGCCTCATCCTCGAAGATAGTTGGTACAAGCTCTTCGGCTACAGCCGCAACGACCCCTTCGACCAGCTCGACAACATGCTCGACCTCATTCCGGAAGACGAGCGCGGGCACTTGAAGTTCGTTTTCCGCCGCCTGCTCAACGGCCAGGACGAGAACCTGACCGAGGAGTGCTTCATCCGTTGCCAGGACGGCAGCTTCCGGCGCGCGCTGGTGCGCGCACAGGCCCTCCGCGACAACGAGGGCCACCTCTCCCAGATCGTCGGCAACGTCTGGGACATCGATGAACGCTGGCGGGCCGAAGAACGCCTGCGCCTCTTCCAGCGACTCAATAACCAGAGCCCGAGCTGCGTCGTCGTCACCGACCCCAAGGGCAATATCGAATACGTCAACGACACCTTCTGCCGGATTACCGGCTATACGCGTGAAGAAGCCCTCGGCCACAACCCCCGCATCCTCAAGTCCGACCGCATGAGCAAGGACCACTACCGCAAGCTCTGGGACACCATCTCCCACGGCCGCGAGTGGCAGGGCGAATTTCTCAACAAGAAAAAGAACGGCGAATACTACTGGGAGCGCGCCACCATCTTCCCCATCAAGGGGCGCAACGGCACCATCACCCACTTCGCCGCGGCCAAGGAGGACATCACCGAGCTCAAGGAAAACGAGGCCAAGCGCGAGGAGCTTAACAAACAGGTGCTCCAACTCCAGCGCATGGAGACCATCGGTACTCTCGCCGGTGGCATCGCCCACGACTTCAACAACCTGCTGGGCGCGATCCGCGGATGGACCGAGCTGGCCCAGCGCCACGCCAACGGCAACGACGACGCCCTGGAGGACCTCCGACACGTGCTCGTCGCCACCAAGCGCGCCCGCGCGCTGGTCGAGCAGATCCTCACCTTCTCCCGCGAGAGCATCGGCAATATGATCCCGATCGATCCGGCGCTCGTCGCCAACGAGGCGATGAACATGCTCCGCTCCATCATCCCCTCGACCATCATTATCAAGAAGAACATCCCTGAGGGTCTCGGGATGATCAAGGCCGATCCCAGCCAGTTCCATCAGGTCATTTTCAACCTCTGCACCAATGCCGCCCAGGCCATGGGCGACGCCGGCGGCGAGCTTGAAGTGACTCTGAGCAAGTGTATCCTGCCCAAAACTGCCCCTGATGCCCCCACCGGCTTCCCCGGAGGTAATTGTCTCTGCCTCAAGGTCTCGGACACCGGACCCGGCATCCCAAAGGAGCATCTTTCACGTATTTTCGAGCCTTTCTTCACCACCAAACCAGTCGGCGAAGGCACCGGACTGGGGCTGTCCGTCGTGCACGGTATCGTCACTTCCCACAGCGGCCAGGTCACGGTGGAAAGCACCTCCGGCAAGGGAGCCACTTTCCTGCTGAACTTCCCCTGCATCCAGGACAATACCGCCGAGACCGCCGCTCCGGAGGTCGAGGAAAAGCCGCGCAGCGGCTCCGAGCGCATCCTGCTGGTCGATGATGAGAAGGAGATTATCAACGTCATGCAGCGGCACCTGACTTTTCTGGGGTACGACGTCACCATCTTCTCCGACAGTACCGAGGCCGCCGAAGCCGTCATGCGGCAGCCGACCAGCTTCGACATCGTCGTGACCGACCAGGTCATGCCCAACGTCACCGGGCTCGAACTGGTCGAGCGCATTCGCCGCGTAAAAAAGGACATGCCCGCCGTCATTATGACCGGCTTCAGCCGTACCGTCTCCCCCGAACGCATCGAAGCCCTCGGCCGGGCCAGCCTCATCATGAAGCCCTACTCCTTGACCGACCTGACCAAGACCATCCGCGCCCTGCTCGAAAGCTGA
- a CDS encoding response regulator translates to MPITKVRKILLVEDNPDDEALTLRALSKCGVANEVDVVHNGQDAVNYLRAQGKFRDRDPDDLPQLVLLDLKLPMLDGLEVLEIIRSDEATRTLPVVIFTSSKEKSDLTKGYQLGVNSFVCKPINFAEFSESIRQLGLYWLLVNEPPPKLS, encoded by the coding sequence ATGCCGATCACGAAAGTTAGAAAAATCCTGCTGGTCGAAGATAATCCCGATGACGAGGCCCTGACCTTGCGCGCCCTGAGCAAATGCGGCGTCGCCAACGAGGTCGATGTCGTCCACAATGGCCAGGATGCCGTCAATTACCTGCGGGCGCAGGGGAAGTTCCGTGATCGCGACCCCGACGACCTCCCCCAACTCGTTCTGCTCGACCTCAAGCTCCCCATGCTCGACGGACTTGAAGTGCTTGAAATCATCCGCAGCGACGAGGCGACCCGCACCCTTCCCGTTGTCATTTTCACCTCTTCCAAGGAAAAATCCGATCTGACCAAAGGCTACCAACTTGGGGTTAACAGCTTCGTGTGTAAGCCGATAAATTTTGCAGAGTTCAGCGAATCGATCCGGCAGCTCGGGCTTTACTGGCTGCTGGTCAACGAACCGCCTCCCAAGCTTTCCTGA